Proteins from a genomic interval of Garciella nitratireducens DSM 15102:
- the pflB gene encoding formate C-acetyltransferase, whose translation MKIRAWYNFKEGRWTQEIDVRDFIQKNYTPYEGDEKFLANATERTKKLFKTASELMKEEFKKGVLAIDTEHISGIDNFEPGYLDKENELIVGFQTDAPLKRMINPFGGIRMVKQALQAYGYDVPEKIDEIFHKYRKTHNEAVFDVYTPEMRTARSVGLLTGLPDAYGRGRIIGDFRRIPLYGIDFLILKKEEDLASIRLPMTEEKIRAREEIKEQIKALKAMKSMAKKYGIDISQPSKNAQQAVQAIYFGYLSGVKENNGAAMSLGRVSTFIDIYIERDLQNHILTETQAQELIDQFILKLRMIRHLRTPEYNELFAGDPNWITESLGGMGLDGRTLVTKTSFRFLHTLTTLGPAPEPNMTILWSKNLPENFKKYCAKMSIETSSIQYENDDVMRPLYGDDYGIACCVSAMRLGKDMQFFGARCNLAKSLLLAINGGIDEKKKVKVIPNIKKIDSEILDYNEVIDHYKKVLTYVAELYVNTMNIIHYMHDKYAYEAGLMALHDTQVRRLMAFGVAGLSIVADSLSAIKYAKVRPIYDEDGIAIDFKIKGDFPKYGNDDDRVDLLAEKVLEFFSKELKEHQAYRNAKHTLSVLTITSNIVYGKKTGTTPDGRKAGEPFAPGANPMNGRDQSGVLASLNSVAKLKYKEVCEDGISNTFTIVPQTLGKLNRHRIENLVNILDGYFIQNAHHINVNVMDRNTLYDAMEHPDKYPNLTIRVSGYAVNFNRLSREQQMDIISRTFHEKM comes from the coding sequence ATGAAAATAAGGGCATGGTATAATTTTAAAGAAGGGCGTTGGACTCAAGAAATTGATGTGAGAGATTTTATTCAAAAAAATTATACTCCTTATGAAGGAGATGAAAAATTTTTAGCAAATGCTACCGAAAGAACAAAAAAACTTTTTAAAACAGCATCAGAATTAATGAAAGAAGAATTCAAAAAAGGAGTTCTTGCTATTGATACTGAACACATATCAGGAATTGATAATTTTGAACCAGGATATTTAGATAAAGAAAATGAGTTGATTGTAGGATTTCAAACAGATGCTCCTCTCAAAAGAATGATTAATCCTTTTGGTGGAATTAGAATGGTAAAACAAGCCTTACAAGCTTATGGATATGACGTACCAGAAAAAATAGATGAAATCTTCCATAAATATAGAAAAACCCATAATGAAGCAGTCTTTGATGTATACACTCCAGAAATGAGAACTGCAAGAAGTGTGGGACTTTTAACAGGATTGCCCGATGCTTATGGAAGAGGAAGAATTATTGGAGACTTTAGAAGAATCCCTCTCTATGGAATTGATTTCTTAATCTTAAAAAAAGAAGAAGATCTTGCTTCTATTAGGTTACCTATGACAGAAGAAAAAATCAGAGCAAGAGAAGAAATAAAAGAACAAATAAAAGCTTTAAAAGCAATGAAATCTATGGCTAAAAAATATGGGATTGACATTTCACAGCCTTCTAAAAATGCTCAACAAGCTGTACAAGCCATTTACTTTGGTTATTTATCTGGAGTAAAAGAAAATAACGGTGCTGCTATGTCTTTAGGCAGAGTAAGTACTTTTATCGATATTTATATCGAAAGAGATCTACAAAATCATATTCTTACCGAAACTCAGGCACAAGAACTCATCGATCAATTTATTCTAAAATTAAGAATGATTCGTCATTTAAGAACTCCTGAATATAATGAACTCTTTGCAGGAGATCCTAACTGGATAACAGAATCCCTTGGAGGCATGGGCTTAGATGGAAGAACTCTTGTCACAAAAACATCCTTTCGCTTTTTACACACTTTGACTACTCTAGGCCCGGCCCCTGAACCAAATATGACTATCTTATGGTCAAAAAATCTTCCAGAGAACTTTAAAAAATACTGCGCAAAAATGTCTATAGAAACTTCCTCTATTCAATACGAAAACGATGATGTTATGAGGCCACTCTATGGTGATGATTATGGAATTGCTTGTTGTGTATCCGCCATGCGTTTAGGAAAAGATATGCAGTTTTTTGGGGCAAGATGTAACTTAGCTAAATCATTGCTTCTAGCAATCAATGGTGGAATAGATGAAAAGAAAAAGGTAAAAGTTATCCCAAATATAAAAAAAATAGATTCTGAAATTTTAGATTATAATGAAGTGATTGACCACTATAAAAAAGTATTGACTTATGTTGCAGAACTTTACGTCAATACCATGAATATTATTCATTATATGCATGATAAATATGCTTATGAAGCTGGTCTAATGGCATTACATGATACCCAAGTACGAAGACTCATGGCTTTTGGCGTTGCCGGACTTTCTATTGTTGCAGATTCTTTGAGTGCAATCAAATATGCAAAAGTACGTCCTATTTATGATGAAGATGGCATTGCAATAGATTTTAAAATCAAAGGGGATTTTCCTAAATATGGAAATGATGATGATCGAGTAGATCTTCTAGCAGAAAAAGTATTAGAATTTTTCTCAAAAGAATTGAAAGAACATCAAGCCTATAGAAATGCAAAACATACTCTATCTGTTTTAACCATTACTTCAAATATTGTATATGGAAAAAAGACTGGTACAACTCCAGATGGTAGAAAAGCAGGAGAACCATTTGCTCCAGGTGCAAATCCTATGAATGGAAGAGATCAAAGCGGAGTTTTAGCATCTTTGAATTCCGTAGCAAAGTTAAAATATAAAGAGGTATGTGAAGATGGAATCTCCAATACCTTTACCATTGTTCCTCAAACTCTAGGTAAATTAAATAGGCATAGAATAGAGAACCTTGTAAATATACTAGATGGATATTTTATACAAAATGCTCATCATATCAATGTCAATGTAATGGATAGAAATACCTTATATGATGCAATGGAACATCCCGATAAATATCCTAATTTAACCATTCGTGTATCAGGCTATGCAGTGAATTTCAATCGACTTTCTAGAGAACAACAAATGGATATTATCAGCAGAACCTTCCATGAAAAAATGTAG
- the trpD gene encoding anthranilate phosphoribosyltransferase, with product MLEQAIKKIVLREHLTLEEAKITMDEIMLGQCKPSQIAAFLIGLRMKGESIDEIIGCVYSMKENAKNFSLEVERNSKNVLFPIDTCGTGGDESNTFNISTTAAIIAAAAGIKVAKHGNKAVSSKSGSADVLDALGVKIDLESCYLEQCLQQTNMAFLFAQKYHPAMKNVAEIRKELGTKTIFNLLGPLMNPADIKGQVLGVYDKNITHLLGEVLLKLGRERALVVHGNDGMDEITITTKTTVTEVKNGKVYDYTIDPLEYGIPLCTKQEIQGGDAKENATIILEILKGKKGPKRDIVVLNAAAALYVGNAVEDFQEGILLAQELIDSQKAYHKLQQIIQFSKGEVA from the coding sequence ATGTTAGAACAAGCCATTAAGAAGATTGTATTAAGAGAACATCTAACTTTAGAAGAAGCAAAAATAACTATGGATGAAATTATGTTGGGACAATGCAAGCCTTCTCAAATAGCAGCTTTTTTGATTGGACTTCGAATGAAAGGAGAAAGTATCGATGAAATCATAGGTTGTGTTTATTCTATGAAAGAAAATGCAAAGAATTTTTCATTAGAAGTGGAAAGAAATTCTAAAAATGTATTATTTCCTATAGATACTTGTGGTACTGGTGGAGATGAATCTAATACATTCAATATATCTACAACAGCAGCAATTATTGCAGCAGCTGCAGGAATAAAAGTTGCAAAACATGGGAATAAAGCAGTTTCTAGTAAAAGTGGAAGCGCAGATGTATTGGATGCACTTGGGGTAAAAATTGATTTAGAATCTTGTTATTTGGAACAATGTTTACAACAAACAAATATGGCTTTTCTCTTTGCTCAAAAATATCATCCAGCCATGAAAAATGTTGCTGAGATACGAAAAGAGCTTGGGACTAAGACGATATTCAATCTTTTAGGTCCTCTTATGAATCCAGCAGATATCAAAGGACAGGTTTTAGGTGTTTATGATAAAAATATCACCCATTTATTAGGAGAAGTATTATTAAAACTAGGAAGAGAAAGGGCTTTGGTAGTACATGGAAATGATGGAATGGATGAGATTACAATCACTACAAAAACAACGGTAACCGAAGTGAAAAATGGAAAGGTTTATGATTATACGATTGATCCTTTAGAGTATGGGATTCCATTATGCACCAAACAAGAAATACAAGGGGGAGATGCAAAAGAAAATGCTACCATTATCTTAGAAATATTAAAAGGGAAAAAGGGTCCTAAAAGAGATATTGTAGTCCTGAATGCGGCTGCAGCACTTTATGTAGGGAATGCAGTAGAAGATTTTCAAGAAGGCATTTTATTGGCACAAGAATTGATCGATTCTCAGAAAGCTTATCATAAATTGCAACAAATCATTCAATTTAGTAAAGGAGAAGTAGCATGA
- the trpC gene encoding indole-3-glycerol phosphate synthase TrpC produces the protein MILDEIVKVKRKQLEKEKSKQSLKELIKKLEDREIRNFQTVLLKKNLSIIAEIKKASPSKGVLIEEFDFKKISKIYQELCVDAISVLTESHFFKGKKEYIKEVKAITNKPILRKDFIIDEYQVYQSFAIGADAILLIAAILPGKLKPFYQLASRLGLHVLIEVHNLEELQEALKTGGDMIGINNRDLKTFKVNLQQTQKLIREIPKNKIIVSESGISTEKDINKLKDLGVDAILVGETFMKNINDREKINAFLKACKEDTRNDKN, from the coding sequence ATGATTTTAGATGAGATTGTTAAAGTCAAAAGAAAACAACTAGAAAAAGAAAAATCAAAACAATCTTTAAAAGAGCTGATTAAGAAATTAGAAGATAGAGAAATTAGAAATTTTCAAACAGTTCTTTTGAAAAAAAATTTATCCATCATAGCAGAGATTAAAAAAGCTTCTCCATCAAAAGGGGTTCTTATAGAGGAGTTTGATTTTAAAAAGATTTCTAAAATATATCAAGAACTTTGTGTAGATGCAATTTCTGTTCTTACAGAATCACATTTTTTTAAAGGGAAAAAAGAATATATAAAAGAAGTTAAGGCAATTACAAACAAGCCCATACTTCGTAAAGATTTTATTATCGATGAATATCAAGTTTATCAATCTTTTGCAATAGGAGCAGATGCTATTTTATTGATTGCGGCTATATTACCTGGGAAATTAAAACCGTTTTATCAATTAGCTTCTAGATTAGGATTGCATGTATTGATAGAAGTTCATAATTTAGAAGAATTACAAGAAGCTCTAAAAACAGGTGGGGATATGATAGGAATTAATAATCGAGACCTTAAAACTTTTAAAGTAAATTTACAACAGACACAAAAACTTATAAGAGAGATTCCAAAAAATAAAATTATTGTTTCAGAAAGTGGTATTTCTACTGAGAAAGATATAAACAAACTAAAAGATTTAGGAGTGGACGCTATTTTAGTGGGAGAAACTTTTATGAAAAATATTAACGATAGAGAAAAAATCAATGCATTTTTGAAAGCATGTAAAGAGGATACGAGAAATGACAAAAATTAA
- the trpB gene encoding tryptophan synthase subunit beta, whose product MKGRFGQFGGQYVPETIMNAVLELENEFEKAIQDQEFLEEYHEYLKEYSGRETPLYYAKGLSEKYGGAKIYLKREDLNHTGAHKINNALGQILLAKRMGKKRIIAETGAGQHGVATATVAAMFQMDCEIFMGEEDIQRQSLNVFKMKTLGAKVNSITSGTGTLKDAVNAAFRDWVANIEDTFYVIGSVMGPHPYPTMVRDFQKVIGEETKKQVLEKEGRFPDYIIACVGGGSNAIGIFYPFIKNEQVKLVGVEAAGLGIDTNQHAATMNKGSLGVIHGMKTYVLQDEDGQIMPVYSISAGLDYPGVGPEHAYLKESHRAEYVAVTDQEALHAFKELSLTEGIIPALESSHAIAYALKLAPTLSKDEIIVVNLSGRGDKDINTVAKEMGVNL is encoded by the coding sequence ATGAAAGGAAGATTTGGACAATTTGGTGGACAATATGTACCAGAAACCATTATGAATGCAGTTTTAGAATTAGAAAATGAATTTGAAAAAGCTATTCAGGATCAAGAGTTTTTAGAAGAATACCATGAGTATTTAAAAGAATATAGTGGAAGAGAAACTCCATTATATTATGCAAAAGGATTATCGGAAAAATATGGAGGTGCTAAAATATATTTAAAAAGAGAAGATTTAAATCATACTGGTGCTCATAAAATAAATAATGCTTTAGGACAAATCTTACTTGCAAAGAGAATGGGAAAGAAAAGGATTATTGCAGAAACAGGTGCAGGACAACATGGAGTTGCTACGGCTACTGTTGCAGCGATGTTTCAGATGGATTGTGAAATTTTTATGGGAGAAGAGGATATCCAGAGACAATCTTTAAATGTATTTAAAATGAAAACATTAGGAGCCAAGGTAAATTCTATAACAAGTGGAACAGGAACATTGAAAGATGCAGTAAATGCTGCATTTCGAGATTGGGTAGCTAATATAGAGGATACTTTTTATGTAATAGGATCTGTAATGGGGCCACATCCTTATCCAACCATGGTAAGAGATTTCCAAAAAGTGATAGGAGAGGAAACTAAAAAACAAGTTTTAGAAAAAGAAGGAAGGTTTCCAGATTATATAATTGCTTGTGTAGGAGGAGGAAGTAATGCTATTGGGATTTTTTATCCTTTTATAAAAAATGAACAAGTAAAGCTCGTAGGAGTAGAGGCAGCAGGACTAGGGATAGATACAAACCAACATGCGGCGACCATGAATAAAGGTTCTTTAGGGGTCATTCATGGAATGAAAACTTATGTACTTCAAGATGAAGATGGACAAATAATGCCAGTATATTCTATTTCCGCAGGACTTGATTATCCTGGAGTGGGTCCTGAACATGCGTATTTAAAAGAAAGCCATAGAGCAGAATATGTGGCTGTTACAGACCAAGAAGCTTTGCATGCTTTTAAAGAACTTTCTTTAACGGAAGGAATTATACCAGCGTTAGAAAGCTCTCATGCGATTGCATATGCTTTAAAATTGGCTCCAACTTTAAGTAAAGATGAGATTATTGTAGTAAATCTTTCAGGTAGAGGGGATAAGGATATCAATACAGTAGCAAAGGAAATGGGGGTGAATTTATAA
- a CDS encoding HDIG domain-containing metalloprotein, whose amino-acid sequence MAEKIPTREEAYDLLKKYNKNESLIRHALAVEAVMLHFAELFNEEDKEKWGIIGLVHDLDYEMYPEEHCKKTREILIKENWPEDYIRAIESHGWKICSNVEPLETMEKVLYAIDELTGLITATVLMRPSKSILDLKVKSLKKKWKSKGFAAGVNREVIAEGVEMLGMDLNKVMEETIKGMQKVADEIGLKGNVEV is encoded by the coding sequence ATGGCAGAGAAGATTCCAACTAGGGAGGAAGCCTATGATTTACTAAAAAAGTACAATAAAAATGAAAGTCTAATAAGACATGCATTAGCTGTTGAGGCTGTTATGCTCCATTTTGCAGAACTATTTAATGAGGAAGATAAAGAAAAATGGGGAATAATAGGACTTGTACATGATCTTGATTATGAAATGTATCCAGAAGAGCATTGTAAAAAAACAAGAGAGATATTAATAAAAGAAAATTGGCCTGAAGACTATATTAGAGCAATAGAGAGCCATGGGTGGAAGATATGCTCTAATGTAGAACCTTTAGAAACAATGGAAAAAGTACTATATGCAATTGATGAGCTAACAGGACTCATAACTGCTACTGTTTTAATGCGTCCAAGCAAGAGTATACTAGATCTTAAAGTAAAATCTTTGAAGAAAAAATGGAAAAGTAAAGGATTTGCTGCTGGAGTAAATAGAGAGGTTATTGCTGAAGGTGTTGAAATGCTTGGAATGGATTTAAATAAAGTTATGGAAGAGACAATAAAGGGAATGCAAAAAGTAGCAGATGAAATTGGATTGAAAGGTAATGTAGAAGTTTAA
- a CDS encoding S-ribosylhomocysteine lyase: MLSKSFGVDHLKLQKGLYLSQIDHLEGTSTLTFDIRIRKPYVDPILTNIEVHTLEHCLATGVREYLNESSKKGILPIYIGPMGCATGFYIVLQFSDNIYGKENYYPVVYEILEGAISKILEMTEIPAKDKKRCGNVNTLGGIEIAYSLAKEFKQIIEKTMKSRNFDEYPMLEE; this comes from the coding sequence ATGCTAAGTAAATCTTTTGGTGTAGATCATTTAAAATTACAAAAAGGTCTTTACTTAAGTCAAATAGATCATCTTGAAGGGACTAGCACTTTAACTTTTGATATCAGAATAAGGAAACCTTATGTTGATCCCATCTTAACAAATATTGAAGTACATACTCTTGAACATTGTTTAGCTACTGGAGTTAGAGAATATCTTAATGAAAGTAGTAAAAAAGGCATTCTACCTATTTACATCGGGCCTATGGGATGCGCTACTGGATTTTATATAGTATTACAATTCTCTGATAACATCTATGGAAAAGAAAATTACTATCCAGTCGTTTATGAAATCTTAGAGGGTGCAATTAGTAAAATATTAGAAATGACTGAAATCCCAGCTAAAGATAAAAAACGATGTGGAAATGTCAATACTTTAGGAGGTATAGAAATAGCATATTCTTTAGCTAAGGAGTTTAAGCAAATAATAGAGAAAACCATGAAATCTAGGAACTTTGATGAATACCCAATGCTTGAAGAATAG
- the trpA gene encoding tryptophan synthase subunit alpha, producing MNRIDRKFNHLKEKNEKAFIAFITAGDPDAETTVDLVLAMEKAGADIIELGIPYSDPVADGVVIQESSIRALNRGIKIKDIMNVVKEIRKQSSIPLLYLVYYNCIFRYGIEKFLQECKQSGIDGLIIPDLPIEEKGEIAELAYKNGIDIIPMVAPTSEERVKKILQYGEGFVYCVSTEGVTGTRNEIATNLETYMNLINQYSKIPKALGFGVSDCAMAKEFSKYGDGVIVGSAIIKKIASSNSKEEVIEKVSNFVKELKEAIK from the coding sequence ATGAATAGAATTGATAGGAAATTTAATCATTTAAAAGAAAAAAATGAAAAAGCATTCATTGCATTTATAACAGCAGGAGATCCTGATGCAGAAACTACAGTGGATTTGGTATTGGCTATGGAAAAGGCAGGAGCAGACATCATTGAATTAGGAATTCCTTATTCAGATCCAGTAGCAGATGGAGTGGTAATTCAGGAATCTTCCATAAGGGCGTTGAATAGAGGAATAAAGATAAAAGATATTATGAATGTTGTAAAAGAGATTAGAAAGCAGTCTTCCATTCCTCTTTTGTATTTAGTGTATTATAATTGTATTTTTCGATATGGAATAGAAAAATTTTTACAAGAATGCAAACAATCCGGGATTGACGGTCTTATTATTCCAGACTTGCCCATTGAGGAAAAAGGAGAAATTGCAGAACTTGCTTATAAAAATGGTATAGATATTATCCCTATGGTGGCACCTACTTCAGAAGAAAGAGTAAAAAAAATATTACAATATGGAGAAGGATTTGTATATTGTGTATCTACCGAAGGGGTAACAGGTACAAGAAATGAGATAGCTACTAATTTAGAAACTTATATGAATTTAATAAATCAATATAGTAAAATTCCAAAAGCACTTGGTTTTGGAGTATCTGATTGTGCAATGGCAAAAGAGTTCTCTAAGTATGGAGATGGAGTGATTGTTGGAAGTGCTATTATTAAAAAAATCGCTTCGTCTAATAGCAAAGAGGAAGTAATAGAGAAAGTAAGTAATTTTGTAAAAGAATTAAAAGAAGCAATAAAATAG
- the aroQ gene encoding type II 3-dehydroquinate dehydratase — MKKVMMLHGVNHNMFGKRDPKQYGTITLEEINQNLYDLAEELGVEIDVYQTNKEGEMVDLIHKAVLEKYDGVLINAGAWTHYSYAIRDALLMLECSLIELHMSNIHKRDEFRHYSVISDIATGVIVGLGADVYTLGLRALYNRGFKK, encoded by the coding sequence ATGAAAAAAGTGATGATGTTACATGGAGTAAATCATAATATGTTTGGAAAAAGAGATCCAAAACAATATGGAACCATTACCTTAGAAGAAATCAATCAAAATCTTTATGATTTAGCAGAAGAATTAGGAGTTGAAATAGATGTCTATCAGACAAATAAAGAAGGAGAAATGGTAGACCTTATTCATAAGGCAGTTTTGGAAAAATATGATGGGGTACTCATTAATGCAGGGGCTTGGACACATTATAGTTATGCGATAAGAGATGCTCTATTAATGTTGGAATGCTCTTTAATAGAACTACATATGTCAAATATTCATAAAAGAGATGAGTTTAGACATTATTCTGTGATATCTGATATTGCTACTGGAGTGATTGTAGGATTAGGTGCAGATGTATATACTTTGGGGCTAAGAGCTTTGTATAATAGAGGATTTAAAAAGTAA
- a CDS encoding 5'-methylthioadenosine/S-adenosylhomocysteine nucleosidase — translation MVGLLFAMLEEAKPYISKYHWRKKDFKSKFPVYEGSYLNEPCFAVISGVGKANAAVATALLKDLEVDTIINIGSCGANSKNLKVGDVVIPSQLYDGDFDLSKFGKNTKNPYNLSQSQENGLKCYTFSKFVTEKIDHDDYVVDMECYAIACLCDYFKIKFIPVKIISDNANENAVNDFDGNIDTVMEDSINKVEKLIQRRLHQC, via the coding sequence ATGGTAGGTTTACTATTTGCAATGTTAGAAGAAGCAAAACCATATATTTCTAAATATCATTGGAGAAAAAAGGATTTTAAATCTAAATTCCCTGTTTATGAAGGATCTTATTTAAATGAACCTTGTTTTGCTGTAATATCAGGAGTAGGTAAAGCAAACGCTGCTGTTGCTACTGCACTCTTAAAAGATCTTGAAGTAGATACTATTATTAATATCGGTTCTTGTGGAGCCAACTCAAAAAATCTAAAAGTTGGAGATGTTGTAATCCCTTCTCAACTTTATGATGGAGATTTTGATTTGTCTAAATTTGGAAAAAATACCAAGAATCCTTATAATCTTTCCCAATCTCAAGAAAATGGATTAAAATGCTATACATTTTCTAAATTTGTTACAGAAAAGATAGACCATGATGATTATGTTGTAGATATGGAATGCTATGCTATTGCCTGTCTATGTGATTATTTTAAAATAAAATTTATTCCCGTAAAAATAATATCAGATAACGCTAATGAAAATGCTGTAAATGATTTTGATGGAAATATTGATACGGTGATGGAAGATAGTATCAATAAGGTAGAAAAGCTAATTCAAAGGAGGCTTCATCAATGCTAA
- a CDS encoding phosphoribosylanthranilate isomerase, with product MTKIKICGVTRIEEIDYINKFKPEYIGFIFAKSKRQVSLDTAIRLRHRLSKEIKSVGVFADQEIEKVEKIAQKVGLDVLQFHGQEDRSYINHFKEYEVWKAILVSNKRELFKMYPYKNIRLLFDSEQGGSGKPFDWNIIKKCHLEKQIILAGGLDCDNVVEAIQKLHPFAVDVSSGVETNGVKDAQKVKKFIKKVREFS from the coding sequence ATGACAAAAATTAAAATTTGTGGTGTGACCAGAATAGAAGAGATAGATTATATAAATAAATTTAAACCTGAATATATAGGTTTTATATTTGCAAAAAGCAAAAGACAAGTGTCCTTAGATACAGCCATAAGATTAAGGCACAGATTAAGTAAGGAAATAAAATCAGTAGGAGTATTTGCAGATCAAGAGATAGAAAAAGTGGAAAAAATTGCTCAAAAAGTGGGATTAGATGTTCTTCAATTTCATGGACAGGAAGATAGAAGTTATATCAATCATTTTAAAGAGTATGAAGTTTGGAAAGCTATTTTGGTAAGCAATAAAAGAGAACTTTTTAAAATGTATCCCTATAAAAATATTAGATTGCTTTTTGATTCTGAACAAGGGGGAAGTGGAAAACCCTTTGATTGGAATATAATAAAAAAATGTCATTTAGAAAAGCAAATAATTCTTGCAGGAGGATTGGATTGTGATAATGTTGTAGAAGCCATTCAAAAGTTACATCCATTTGCAGTAGATGTATCTAGTGGTGTAGAAACCAATGGAGTGAAAGATGCTCAAAAGGTAAAAAAATTTATTAAAAAAGTGAGGGAATTTTCATGA
- the pflA gene encoding pyruvate formate-lyase-activating protein, whose amino-acid sequence MVKGYIHSIETLGTLDGPGIRMVIFFQGCCLRCVYCHNPDTWFFNKGTSITADEIIAKAKRYQPYFRSNGGITFSGGEPLRQPNFLLECLKSCKKEGIHTVIDTSGIGFGNYKEILKYTDLIILDIKHSNPEKYKQITGLDIKYYYEFKEAVIKSKKNLWIKQVVTPGINDTYEDMIAFEKEVNSFPSNMVQKVELLPYHTLGVFKYEKLGIQYKLKDIPPLSKEKLNQLKNFLSLKNLVE is encoded by the coding sequence ATGGTAAAAGGATATATCCATTCTATAGAAACTCTAGGGACCTTAGATGGTCCAGGAATTCGCATGGTAATCTTCTTTCAAGGATGTTGCTTAAGATGTGTTTATTGTCATAATCCAGACACATGGTTTTTCAATAAAGGGACTTCTATCACTGCTGATGAAATCATTGCAAAAGCAAAAAGATATCAACCTTATTTCCGTTCTAATGGAGGTATTACCTTTTCTGGTGGAGAACCTCTAAGACAGCCAAATTTTTTATTAGAATGCTTAAAATCCTGTAAAAAAGAAGGGATTCATACAGTAATAGATACATCAGGGATAGGATTTGGAAACTATAAGGAAATTCTAAAATATACAGATCTTATTATTTTAGATATCAAACATTCCAATCCGGAAAAATATAAGCAAATTACAGGACTTGACATCAAATATTATTATGAATTTAAAGAAGCAGTTATAAAATCTAAAAAAAATTTATGGATTAAACAAGTTGTAACTCCTGGGATCAACGATACCTATGAAGATATGATCGCATTTGAAAAAGAAGTAAACTCCTTTCCCTCAAATATGGTTCAAAAGGTGGAATTACTCCCCTATCATACCCTCGGCGTATTTAAATATGAAAAATTAGGGATCCAGTATAAGCTAAAAGATATCCCTCCTTTATCTAAGGAAAAATTAAATCAATTAAAAAATTTTCTTTCTCTAAAGAATTTAGTAGAATAA
- a CDS encoding AEC family transporter produces the protein MLEAFGSVASIFIMIGIGYLLARKKVLNEETNQLFSKIFINVSLPLSIIASLPDRFTLDELMGSSVGILAAFLIILIAYFLSYIMARIVKIRDKERAIFCATSSFGNILFIGLPVCTSIYGQEATGYVLLYYIANTTLFWTIGVYNIRKYSKDHEEINVLESIKNVFSPPLMGFLIGVGLIVLKIDLPYFIKDAFRHIGNLATPMSMLFIGTVIYNINFKKIKLNLIIIMNLLGKFLLTPLVAITVLSFFSLPKTLNSVFILQAAGPIISQFALVAERYDVNSKYAAFMVGLSTIFYMFVVPIYMFFIG, from the coding sequence ATGTTAGAAGCTTTTGGTAGTGTTGCTAGCATATTCATTATGATAGGAATTGGATACTTGCTTGCAAGAAAAAAAGTATTGAATGAAGAAACAAATCAACTTTTTTCTAAAATATTTATTAATGTATCTTTACCTTTATCGATTATTGCAAGTTTACCTGATAGATTTACATTAGATGAATTAATGGGATCTTCGGTGGGAATATTAGCTGCTTTTCTGATTATATTGATTGCTTATTTTTTATCTTATATTATGGCAAGGATAGTAAAAATTCGTGATAAAGAAAGAGCAATATTTTGTGCTACATCTTCTTTTGGAAATATATTGTTTATAGGTTTACCAGTTTGCACTTCAATTTATGGACAAGAAGCAACAGGGTATGTTTTATTGTATTATATAGCTAATACGACATTATTTTGGACTATAGGAGTATATAATATTCGAAAATATAGTAAAGATCATGAAGAGATAAACGTTTTAGAAAGTATTAAGAATGTTTTTTCTCCACCATTAATGGGATTTCTTATAGGAGTAGGATTGATTGTTTTAAAAATAGATTTACCTTATTTTATAAAAGATGCTTTTCGGCATATAGGAAATTTAGCCACACCAATGTCTATGCTTTTTATTGGTACTGTTATTTATAATATAAATTTCAAAAAAATAAAACTTAATCTTATAATAATTATGAATTTATTGGGGAAATTTTTACTGACTCCCTTGGTAGCAATAACAGTCTTATCTTTTTTTTCACTACCTAAAACTTTAAATAGTGTATTTATCTTACAAGCGGCAGGGCCGATTATTTCTCAATTTGCTCTGGTAGCAGAACGTTATGATGTAAATTCTAAATATGCTGCTTTTATGGTAGGATTATCTACTATTTTTTATATGTTTGTAGTTCCAATATATATGTTTTTTATTGGTTAA